GGCGGCCAGCACGCCGAGCCGGAGGTCGCCGTCGACGACCCGCAGGCCGCCGTACACCAGGCATACGGCCATCGCCAGGTTGCCGGTCATCTTGATCGCCGGGACGAAGATGCTGAACAGCCGGTAGGCGTGCTCGTTCGCGGCGCGGTTGTCCTCGTTGAGGTCGTGGAAGATCTCGGTGTTGCGGCGCTCGCGCCGGAAGGTCTGCACGGCGCGGATGCCGCCGAAGGTCTCCACGAACTGCACGATGAACGCCGCCGAGGTCTCCCGGGTACGCCGGTAGGCCGTGGTCGAGCGCACCCGGAACCAGTGCAGGATCGCGACGACGACCGGCAGCGCCAGCAGCACCACGAGTGCGAGCGACGGGTCGAGCACGGTCAGGATGACGGTCACGCTGAGCACGCTCAGCAGGGCCGTGATCAGGCCGTCGAGCCCCGCGTCGAGGAGCTCGTTGAGCGAGTCGAGGTCGCTGGTCTGCCGGGAGATCACCCGCCCGGACGTGTACTTGTCGTGGAAGGCGAGCGGCAGCCGTTGGAAGTGCCAGAACAGCCGTCGCCGCAGGTCGAGCAGCACCCGCTGCCCGAGGCGCCCGAGGCTGCGCAGGAAGTAGCTGCGCAGGACTGCCGCCAGGACCGCGGCGAGCAGCACGGCGGCGAACGTCGTCCACAGCGGTCCCCAGTCGCCACGCCGTAGCGCCGGGATGGCCCAGTCGATGCCGACGCCGACCAGCCACGGCGCGGCCAGCACGGCGAGGTTCTGCGCCAGGATCGCCGCCGCGGTGATCCACAGCGGCCGCTTGTACGGGCGCAGCAGCGATTCGAGCAGCCGCCGAGAGCGTCCGCGCAACAGCAGGCTGACCGACGCGTCGAGGTCCGCGACGTCCTCGGCGGCGACCCCGCGCCAGTCGGGCGTGCTCATCGGGTCACCTCCAGGTCGGTCTGCTCCTCGGCGTCCGCCGACAGGATGGCGCGGTAGGCCGGCAGCGTCCTCAGCAGCTCGCGGTGCGTCCCCACCGCGGCGATCGTGCCGTCGACGAGGAACGCGACCCGGTCGGCGAGCAGCACGGTCGAGGGACGGTGCGCCACCACGATGCCGGTGGTCTGCGCGAGCACGCGGCGCAGCGCCCGCTCGACGAGCGCCTCGGTGTGGATGTCCAGCGCGGACAGCGGGTCGTCGAGGACCAGCAGCCGAGGGCGGCCCAGCACGGCGCGGGCCAGCGCCAGGCGCTGTCGCTGGCCGCCGGACAGCGACATGCCCTGCTCGCCGATGCGGGTCTCGAGGCCCCACGGCAGGGCGTGCACGAACCCGGCCTGCGCCACCTCGAGTGCCTCGGCGATCTGTGCCTCCGTCGCATCGGGACGGCCCAGCGTCAGGTTCTCGCGCACCGAGGCGGAGAACAGCGTCGGGTCCTCGAAC
This Cumulibacter manganitolerans DNA region includes the following protein-coding sequences:
- a CDS encoding ABC transporter ATP-binding protein; this translates as MSTPDWRGVAAEDVADLDASVSLLLRGRSRRLLESLLRPYKRPLWITAAAILAQNLAVLAAPWLVGVGIDWAIPALRRGDWGPLWTTFAAVLLAAVLAAVLRSYFLRSLGRLGQRVLLDLRRRLFWHFQRLPLAFHDKYTSGRVISRQTSDLDSLNELLDAGLDGLITALLSVLSVTVILTVLDPSLALVVLLALPVVVAILHWFRVRSTTAYRRTRETSAAFIVQFVETFGGIRAVQTFRRERRNTEIFHDLNEDNRAANEHAYRLFSIFVPAIKMTGNLAMAVCLVYGGLRVVDGDLRLGVLAAFMLYLRQFFDPMVDLGMFYNSYQSGMAALEKLSGVLEEPSSVPAPEHPTPLPKARGEVVLDDVEFAYSAEAGDVLPRLDLTLRAGQTVALVGATGAGKSTIARLVCRFYDPQRGAVRLDGVDLRELADDDLRRAIVMVTQESFLFSGTVADNIAIGKPSATRAEIERAARALGAHDFISRLPDGYDTDVRKRGGRLSAGQRQLVAFARAFLADPAVLILDEATSSLDVPSERLVQAALETILADRTAVIIAHRLSTVEIADRVLVLDAGEVVEDGTPHELIAGSGRFARLHGAWKDSLV